TGCCATCCATGAAGCTTTGACAGAGGTGGAACGGATAGTTAAAGTTAGCTATCCGACAATGGTTTAAAGTGATTATAAGTTCTATGCTGAAAGAAAGATTTATTAGTTACTTAGGTAATTAGTTACCTGGGTAATCATGCTCTTCAGTTTAAGACCTAAAGAATCGCTCAAAGAACTGTACAATAGAAGTGAAGAGTATCGAGAGCTTTTACGCTTGACAAACTCAGGGCTTTGGGTTGTAGTATTAGGTAAAAGGATGACTGGGAAAACAAGTTTAATAAAGACGTTCGCAAACGAAAATAAAGGTATATACGTTAACCTTCTTGGAGCAAAGGGTGTTGAAGATATTGCAAAAAATCTTCTTGTAGAATCGGGGCTAAAATTTGATGAACTAACAATTAACTTAAAATTCTTACAAATAAAATGGAGTAAAATTTTAGATGAGGCATTTCAACGTGTAAAGGATAAAATAATAGTCTTCGATGAAGTTCAGGAAGTATCTTCACCATACTTCCTTAAAATCTTAAAGAGTGTTTGGGACAAATACAGTAAAATAAGAATAGTTTTTTCAGGTTCCTATATTAGAATCCTAAGAAGACTACTTGAGCCAAGCCCAACCTCACCCCTGTATGGAAGGAAGCCTGCTATAATCACGCTAAAACCATTCAATCACG
This genomic interval from Thermoprotei archaeon contains the following:
- a CDS encoding ATP-binding protein, whose amino-acid sequence is MLFSLRPKESLKELYNRSEEYRELLRLTNSGLWVVVLGKRMTGKTSLIKTFANENKGIYVNLLGAKGVEDIAKNLLVESGLKFDELTINLKFLQIKWSKILDEAFQRVKDKIIVFDEVQEVSSPYFLKILKSVWDKYSKIRIVFSGSYIRILRRLLEPSPTSPLYGRKPAIITLKPFNHEVSKNFLISGFREYPQVHFKEEEIVDAVERLNGYVGWLTYYGNFRCERRLSHEEALKETVSEGSKIIQSELNHFLKNRRRELYIKVLRIVRTGARWSEIKRELDINSKVLNGILKNLTSAMIVEGNEGYYWIEDPITREAIKKLR